The Streptomyces taklimakanensis nucleotide sequence ACGGCCGGCCCGAGTACGTGGGCACCGTCGGGCAGGAGGTGTGGTGGACCGAGCCCCGCCCCGCCGAGGGCGGACGCCGGTCCCTGATGCGGCTGCGCCCGGACGGCACCGGACCCGCCGAGTCCGTGCTGCCCGAACCGTGGAGCGTCCGCAGCCGGGTCATCGAGTACGGCGGACGCCCCTGGGCCGGGACCGAACGCCCCCGGGGCGGGCCGCTGCTCGTCTTCGTCCACGGGCCCGACCAGCGGATGTACGCGTTCGAGCCGGACGCCCCCGGCGGCGGACCGCGCCCGCTGACCCCTCTCTCCCCGGTCGGCGAGGGCCTGCGCTGGGTCGATCCGGTGGTGCTGCCGGAGCGGGACGAGGTGTGGTGCGTGCTGGAGGAGTTCACCGGCGCACGCCCCACCGACGTGCGCCGCGTGCTCGCCGCCGTGCCCCTGGACGGCTCGGCCGCCGAGGACCGCACCCGGGTGCGGGAGCTGACCGACGGCGCCGACCGCTTCGTCACCGGTCCCCGGCTCTCGCCCGACGGGCGACGCGCGGCGTGGCTGGCCTGGAACCACCCGAGGATGCCCTGGGACGGTACGGAGGTCCGCCTCGCCGACGTCACCGACCGAGGAACCCTGACGGACGCGCGGCCCGTCGCCGGCGGCCCCGACGAGTCGGTCGTCCAGGTCGACTGGGCCGCGGACGGCTCGTTGCTGTACTCCGGCGACGCGAGCGGCTGGTGGAACCTGTACCGCCTGGACGTCGGCGCGGACGGAAGCGGGACCGGGAGCGGCGGCCGGGCGACCGCCCTCTGCCCCCGCCAGGAGGAGTTCGGCGGCCCGCTGTGGCGGATCGGCAGCCAGTGGTTCCAGCCGCTGGAGAACGGCCTGGTCGCCGTCCTCCACGGGGTGGGCCCCCTGCGCCTGGGCATCCTGGAACCGGCCGGCGGGGAGCCGGCCGACGCGCCCGGCCCGTGGACCGAGTGGTCCCCGACCCTGGCCGTCGCGGGCACCCGCGTCATCGGCGTCGCCGCCGGCCCGCACCGCACCCACGAGGTCGTGGAGCTGGACACCTGCACCGGCCACGCCCTGGTCGTCGGGGCCGAACACACCGACCCGGTGGACCCCGCGTACTACCCCGAGCCCGAGACGCGCCTCTTCCGCGGCCCCGACGGACGCGAGATCCACGCCCGGCTCGCCCCGCCGCGCAACCCCGCACACCGGGCACCCGACGGAGAGCTGCCGCCGTACGTCGTCCGGGCCCACGGCGGGCCCACCGGGCGGGACCCGCTCGCACTGGACCTGGAGACCGCCTACTTCACCTCGCGCGGCATCGGCGTCGCCGTGGTCGACTACGGCGGCTCGACCGGGTACGGCCGCGCCTACCGCGAGCGGCTGCGGGGACAGTGGGGCGTGGTCGACGTCGAGGACTGCGCGGCCGTCGCGCGCGCCCTGGTCGAGGAGGGCACCGCCGACCCCGCCCGGCTCGCCATACGCGGCGGCAGCGCCGGCGGCTGGACCACCGCCGTCTCCCTCACCTCGCCCCTGGCCGAGGGGCTGTACGCCTGCGGCACGATCGCCTACCCGATCCTGGACCTGGAGGGATGGGCGACCGGCGAGACCCACGACTTCGAGTCGCGGTACCCGATCTCCCTGGTCGGCGAGGTGGAGGAGCACCCCGAGCGCTACCGCGACCGCTCGCCCGTGCACCACGCCGACCGCGTCACCACGCCGTTTCTGCTGCTCCAGGGGCTGGAGGACAGGATCTGCCCGCCGGTCCAGTGCGACCGCTTCCTGGCGGCCATCGCCGACCGCGGGGTGCCGCACGCCTACCTGACCTTCGAGGGGGAGGGCCACGGCTTCCACAAGGCGGAGACCATCGTCCGGGCCGTCGAGGCCGAACTCTCCCTCTACGCCCACGCCTTCGGCTTCGACCGGCCGGACGTCCCCCCGCTGGAGCTGGACGGATGACCGGCGCCCCCGCGGCGCCCCCGCCCCCTCCGGAGGCCGTCGACCGCCCCCGCGCCCGACCGCCGGTCCGCCCCCGGCGGTTGCGGCCCGGCGACCGGGTGGCGATCGTCGCCCCCAGCGGCCCGGTGCTCCGCGAGCGGTTGGACGCGGGCCTGGACGTCCTGCGCGGCTGGGACCTGGACCCGCAGGTCATGCCGCACGTCCTGGACGTCCACCCGGAGCTGGACCACCTCGCCGGCACCGACGCCGACCGGGCCCGCGACCTGACCGACGCCTGGTGCGACCCGTCCGTCGCGGCCGTCCTCGCCGCACGCGGCGGCTACGGAGCCCAACGGATGGTGGAGCTGGTGGACTGGGAGGCGATGCGGGCCGCCGGCCCCAAGGTGTTCGTCGGCTACAGCGACATCACCGCGCTGCACGAGGCCGTCGCCGCCCGGCTGGGGCTGGTCACCCTGCACGGTCCGATGCCCGCCACCGCCTCCTTCCTCAAGGACGCCGACACCCAGGACCACCTGCGCCGCACCCTCCTCGCGCCGGAGACGGTCACCGAGATCGCCCCGCCGGCCGCCCGCACCCTGGTGCCCGGCCGCGCCCACGGCACCACCTTCGGCGGCTGCCTCTCCCTGCTGGCCGGCGAACTCGGCGTCCGCGGCCGACGCCCCGCCCGCCCGGCCGGCGGCATCCTGCTGCTGGAGGACGTCGGGGAGAAGCCCTACCGCCTCGACGGACACCTCACCCACCTGCTGCGCTCGGGGGCGCTGGACGACGTGACGGGCGTCGTGCTGGGCTCCTGGCACGACTGCGGCCCCTACGAGGAGGTCCGCGCGGTGCTGCTGGACCGACTCGTCCCGCTGGGCGTCCCGGTGGTGGAGGAGATGGGCTTCGGCCACGGCCCGACGACCCGCACCCTCCCGCTGGGCGTGCCCGCCACCCTGGACGCCGACGCGTGCGTCCTCACCCTGGAGGAACCCGCACTGACATGACCGGAACCCTCACGGACGGCACCCCGCTGCCGGAGCCCCCGCGCACCCTCCCGCCCGACCCGCACGGGATGCTGCTCGCCTACCTGGACCACTACCGCGACACCGTGCTGCGGAAGCTCGACGGACTCGACGAGGCCGAACTGCGCCACAGCCGGCTGCCCTCGGGCTGGAGCCCGCTGGAGCTGCTCCGCCACCTGGCCTGCGTCGAACGCAGGTGGCTGCGCTGGGGCTTCCTGGCCGAGCCGGTCGAGGACCCCTGGGCGGACCGGGACGCCGACGGCCGCTGGCACGTCCCCGACGGCACGACGCCCGCGGAGGTCGTGGAGCACTTCCGCGCCGAATGCGCCCGCTCCCGCGAGATCGCCTCCTCGGCCGCGCTCACCGACCGCGCCGCCCTCGGGGGCCGCTTCACCACCGAGGAGAAGGCGCCGACCCTGGCCTGGATCCTCTTCCACCTCCTCCAGGAGTACGCCCGCCACGCCGGTCACCTCGACATCGTCCGCGAACTGGCCGACGGCGCCGTGGGGGAGTGAGGCCGGACCGGACCGGGCCGGGCCTCGCGGGTCACAGCCCCGCGAGGTCCGCCACGATCCGTGCCTCGCGCATGATCGCGACACCGCTCTCCGCGTCGCCCGTCCGGTCCACCGTCCACAGCGCCGACTCCACGCGCCGCGCCACCGCCCACGCCTGGAGCCGCGCTGCGTCCACGCCGAGCGCGTCGGCGACCAGCGCGCACCGCGCGGCGACCGGCGGACGCGGATCGGGCCGGGCGAAGGGATCGTCGATCTGCTCGATCAGCGGCCAGGGGTCGTACAGCGGATCGCCCACCATCGGCTTGGCGTCGATGGCGAGCCAACCCCGCCGGGAGGCCAGGACGTTGCCGGGGTTGAGGTCGCCGTGCGCCACCACCTCGCGGTCGGCCGTGGCGGGCAGCTCACGCAACAGCCGCACACCCAGCGCCACCAGGGCGGGGTCGAAGCCGGAGGGCCGCAGCCGTGCCGCGCGCTCCTCGGCGACCTCCGCCCACCCGGCGGTCACGTCCGCCATCCGCTCCAGACCCGTGTCCGACGGCACGGGCACGCTCCACAGCTCGCGCAGCAGGCGGGCCCCGACCAGCAGCCGCTCCTCGGCGGGCGCCCCGCCGGCGTCCCCCAGCTCGGTGCCGGGGACGCAGCGCTCCAGCAGCAGGGCGTACCGCTCGGCGTCGTGCGCGTACACCCGCACCGCGCCCCGGCCGTCCCACAACCGCAGCGCCTCGCCCTCCCCGGCCGCCTCCCGGTGCGGCCAGCTCACCTTGAGCACGGCCTCGGAACCGTCCGCCCGCCGCACCGGCGCCACCCACGAACAGCTTCCTTTGGCGAACGGCTCCCCGGGCGTCACCTCCCAGCGCTCGGCCAACTCCCGCACCAGTTCCGGCAGTCGCCCCAGCCACGCGCTCCCGCCCGGATAGCCGGAGACGGTGCGGACGACGGGCAGCGTGGGGGGCACCAGCTCTGCGGTGGACATGGGTCGAGCCTACGGCCGCGGCCGCGGAAGGCGTGCCCGAACGCCGTGTCCGAATGCCGCCGGACTCCGCGGACGCGCCGTACGAGGATCGAGCCATGTCATGGACAACGACCGACACGACCGACACGACCGACCTGAACGACCTGTCCGGCAGGGTGGCGCTGGTGACCGGCGGCAGCCGCGGCATCGGCGAGGCCGTGGCGCTGCGCCTGGCCCGGGACGGCGCCGACGTGGCACTGACCCACCGGGACTCCGGGGAACGCGCCGAACGGGTGGTGGAGCGGATCAAGGCCATCGGCCGCCGCGCCCGCGCGGTGCGCGCCGACAACGCCGACCCGGCCGCCGTCCGCGCCGCCGTGGAGACCACCGTGGCGGAGTTCGGGCGCCTGGACATCCTGGTCAACAACGCCGGGACCGGTGTCCTCGCGCCGATCGAACAGATCACGGCGGAGGACGTCGACAGGGTGCTGCACGTCAACGTCCGCGCCCCCTACCTGTTCTGTCAGGCCGCCGTCGCCCATCTCGAAGAGGGCGGACGGATCGTGACCATCGGCAGTTGCATGGCCGAGCGTGTCGCCTTTCCCGGCGGCTCCCTCTACGCCACCGGCAAGGCCGCCCTGACCGGCCTGACCAAGGCGTTGGCCAGGGAGTTGGGCCCCCGCGGCATCACGGCCAACCTCGTCCACCCCGGCCCGATCGACACCGAGATGAATCCGGCGGACGGGCCCGGCGCGGAGGCCCAGAGCGACCTCACCGCGCTGGGGCGCTACGGACGCCCCGAGGAGGTGGCGGCGACGGTGGCGCACCTGGTCGGCTCCCAGGGCCGCTACATCACCGGTGCCTCCATCGCCGTGGACGGCGGCTTCGCCGCCTGAGCCGGGACCCCTCCCGGCACCGTTCTTCGGGACGGTCCTCCCCACCCCGGCGTCCGTCCGCCGCCCGGCGGCGGGGGGCGCCGGCTGTGTCGGGGGCGCGCCGAACCCCCGCGCACCGGGCACAACGCCTTCCGATGGCTGCGGAAACCGGTGCCGGACGCGGCCGGGTTCGAGATAGTGGTGGCGGAGCACCAAGGACGCCTCTTCGGCGTCCGCGTCCGCCCGCGGCGTCCCCGAGCCGTCCCGAACCGGCACGCCGTACCGCCGAGCCCTGGAGGAGACCGTTGAAGCTGCACGTACTGCGGGTGTCCGAGCACGCGGCCGACGCGCGTGACGGCGCGGTGCTGTCGGAGGAGGAGCGGGCCCGGTGCGCGGCGTTCGTCCGGGAGGAGGACCGCGACCGCTACCGCGTCGCCCACACGGCCCTGCGCCGGGAACTCGCCGGTCTGCTGGGCACCGACCCGACCGCCGTGCCCTTCACCCGCGAGGCGTGCCCGTTGTGCGGCGGGCCGCACGGTCGTCCCGCGGTGCCCGGCAACCCGGTGCACTTCTCGCTCTCCCACTCGGGCGACCTGGTGGTGCTGGCCTTCGACGACGCCCCCGTCGGCGTCGACGTCGAGGCGTACCCCACGGCCGCCGTCGTCGCCGAGACCGCGTCCGTCCTCCACCCGCGCGAGCGCGCCGAACTCGGCGGGCTGCCGGCGTCCCACCGGCCGGCCGCGTTCGCCCGCTGCTGGACGCGGAAGGAGGCCTACCTCAAGGGCACCGGCACCGGGCTGGGCGAGGCCCCGTCGGTGACCTACGTCGGCAGCCTGGCGGTGCCCGCGGAGGTGCCCGGCTGGACGATCGGCGACGTGCCGGTCCCCGACGGTTACGCGGCGGCCGTCGCCGTCGCCGTCCCCCGTCCGGCCGACCCCGGCACCCCGTAGGGCGGACCCACCGGGCGGAGCGCGGGCGGCGCGCCCATGGTGGAGGCATGAGCGCACGGCGGAGATCGCACAGGAGGACGGAGCCCGGGGCGGACGGGACCGGCGCGCCGTCCGGGTGGCGCGGCCTCGTGACGCCCGGCAGGGCACTGGTGTTCCTGCTGCTGGTCGCCGGCATCGTCTTCGTCTTCCAGAACACCGGGCGGACCGAGATCCGGCTGTTGGTGCCCGTGGTCACCATGCCGCTGTGGGTCGCGCTGCTGATCCCGGGCGCCATCGGCCTGTTGACGGGCATGTACCTCGTCCGCCGCCGGTAGGGGCGTCCGCCTCCCGGCTCCGGCCGCCGATCCGCCGATCCGCCGTCCGGGGCGCGTACCGGGCGGCGGCAGGAATGATCGCGCCGGCGGGGAAGTTGTGCCGGACATGAAGGCAATCGCTCTGAAGCAGTACGGCGGCCCCGACGACCTGGAACTGATGGACCTGCCCGAACCCAAGCTCGGCCCGGACTCGGTCCTGGTGCGGGTGAAGGCGGCCGGGGTGAACCCGGTGGACTGGAAGGTCGGAGCCGGCTACCTCGATCCGATCCTCGACGCGCACTTCCCGCTGGTCCCCGGCTGGGACGTGGCGGGCGTCGTGGAGCGGACCGGGCCGGACGCGGGGGAGTTCTCCCCCGGTGACGAGGTGATCGGGTACGTCCGCAAGGACTGGGCCCAGAACGGCACCTACGCCGAACTCGTCGCCGCCCCGGTGCGCACCCTGGCCCGCAAGCCCGCGGCGCTGGACTGGCGGCAGGCGGCCGGGCTGCCCCTGGTCGGACTCACCGCCTACCAGTCGCTGAACCGGCTGGAGGTGGACGGCGGACAGACGGTGCTGGTCCACGCCGCGGCCGGCGGTGTGGGATCGATGGCCGTGCAGATCGCCGTCGCCCGCGGCGCCCGTGTCATCGGCACCGCGAGCGAGCGCAACCACGACTTCCTGCGGAGCCTGGGAGCCGAGCCGGTGGTCTACGGGGAGGGGCTGGCCGACCGGGTCCGCGCGCTGGCCCCCGACGGCGTGGACGCCGCGTTCGACTTCGTCGGCGGTGACGTGGTGGACGTCTCGCAGCAGGTGCTGCGCGACCGTTCCCGGGTGTTGTCGGTCGTCGACGCCGAGACGATGGCCAAGGGCGGGCACTACCTGTTCGTGCGGCCCGTCCCGGAGGACCTGGCCGCCCTCGCCGACCTCGCGGACGCGGGGAAGCTGACGGTCGAGGTGGACCGGACGGTGCCGCTGGCCGAGACCGCCGAGGCGTGGCGGCACAACCAGTCCGGGCGCACCCGGGGCAAGGTCGTGATCGAGGTCGCCTGACGGCCGCGGCCGAACGCCGTCGGAGCGTCCGGGCCCGGAAGGGCCCGGACGCTCCGATCCGGTCCGGTCACCGTCGGCCCGCCGTGCGGCGAGCGGTCACTGTCGATCCGCCGTGCGGCGAGCGGTCACTGTCGATCCGCCGTGCGGCGATCGACGTATTCGAAGACCGAGCCGTCCGGGTGGCGGGCCATCAGAGTGCCGCCGATGGGAGTGGCCTGGGGCCCCGCGATGACCTCGGCGCCCACTTCCCGGAGCGCGGCCGCGGCCTCGTGCACGTCCCGCACCGCCAGGGTGGCGGTGACCTTGCGCAGGATCTCCATCGGGCCCGGTGGGCCGCTCATCAGCAGGAAGGGGCCCACCGCCGCGGCCGAGACGGGGCCCTGGGCGAACCGCACGGCCTCGGCGCCGGTGAGCCGCTCGTACACGCCCACCGCCGCGTCCAGGTCGTCGACACACACGCGCAGCGAAGTCCCCAGAATCTCCATGCGGGCGAGCCTAGTTGGGGGCGCGAACGGTGTCAGGCGCGCCCCGCGGTTGTTTCACCGTGCCCGCCCGCCACGGCCGAGGACGCGTGACCGGGGGCGGCGGGCACCGGGCCGTCGCGGCGTAGTCGGCCCCGCCGTCCGAGCGGGTGTGTACCGACGGGCGGACGACTGGGTGGGGAACCGACACCGCGCGGACCTCACGACGGCGGCTGCCCCCCGGTCGAACCCTCCGCCGGAGGCCCGCCGTAGGGCCAGCGCAACAGCGCGCCGAGCCCGCCCACCGGCAGCCCGCCGGGGGTGTCCGGCTCGTCCGCGAGCGGCCCCACGGAGATCACCTCGGCCCCGCCGGCCACCGCCGCCCGCAGCAGCGCGTCGTCGGCGCGGGCGCTGACGGGGTGGGTGTCGCCCAGGTACTGGACGTCGTTGCGGCGGACCGCCACCTGGTCCGGGCCGTCGCCCACCCACACCTCACGGTGGAGGTCGGGACCGTCCGGACGGATCAGCAACGCGGCGACACGGTGCTCGCGGACCGCGTCGACGAGAGCGGGCACGCCCTCGGCGGCGCTCACCCGCCCGTCGTCCGTCGGAACCCGCCAGGACTGGAAGCGGTCCATGACCTCGGCGGCGTGCCGGCGCACGTGGTCGGCGCGGAGCGCCTCGATCTCCTCGTCGAGCTTCCGCTCGCCCTCGGCCTGGTTGCGGCCCGGACCGCGGACCCCGTGCTCGGCGATGTGGCACACCTCCTTCACCTCGGTGGCCAGTCGGTCCCGTACGGCGCGGCACTCGCGGCCGTCGCCGGCCAGCACCACCAGGTCGGCCCCGGTGTCGGCGCGGCGCTCGCGCAGGGCCTCGGCGATGACCCCGGCGTTGCGCTCCCAGGTGTTCTCCACCGAGTTCTGGAAGTGC carries:
- a CDS encoding DinB family protein, which codes for MTGTLTDGTPLPEPPRTLPPDPHGMLLAYLDHYRDTVLRKLDGLDEAELRHSRLPSGWSPLELLRHLACVERRWLRWGFLAEPVEDPWADRDADGRWHVPDGTTPAEVVEHFRAECARSREIASSAALTDRAALGGRFTTEEKAPTLAWILFHLLQEYARHAGHLDIVRELADGAVGE
- a CDS encoding DUF1049 domain-containing protein, with the protein product MSARRRSHRRTEPGADGTGAPSGWRGLVTPGRALVFLLLVAGIVFVFQNTGRTEIRLLVPVVTMPLWVALLIPGAIGLLTGMYLVRRR
- a CDS encoding aminoglycoside phosphotransferase family protein, whose protein sequence is MSTAELVPPTLPVVRTVSGYPGGSAWLGRLPELVRELAERWEVTPGEPFAKGSCSWVAPVRRADGSEAVLKVSWPHREAAGEGEALRLWDGRGAVRVYAHDAERYALLLERCVPGTELGDAGGAPAEERLLVGARLLRELWSVPVPSDTGLERMADVTAGWAEVAEERAARLRPSGFDPALVALGVRLLRELPATADREVVAHGDLNPGNVLASRRGWLAIDAKPMVGDPLYDPWPLIEQIDDPFARPDPRPPVAARCALVADALGVDAARLQAWAVARRVESALWTVDRTGDAESGVAIMREARIVADLAGL
- a CDS encoding 4'-phosphopantetheinyl transferase family protein, whose amino-acid sequence is MHVLRVSEHAADARDGAVLSEEERARCAAFVREEDRDRYRVAHTALRRELAGLLGTDPTAVPFTREACPLCGGPHGRPAVPGNPVHFSLSHSGDLVVLAFDDAPVGVDVEAYPTAAVVAETASVLHPRERAELGGLPASHRPAAFARCWTRKEAYLKGTGTGLGEAPSVTYVGSLAVPAEVPGWTIGDVPVPDGYAAAVAVAVPRPADPGTP
- a CDS encoding NADP-dependent oxidoreductase, encoding MKAIALKQYGGPDDLELMDLPEPKLGPDSVLVRVKAAGVNPVDWKVGAGYLDPILDAHFPLVPGWDVAGVVERTGPDAGEFSPGDEVIGYVRKDWAQNGTYAELVAAPVRTLARKPAALDWRQAAGLPLVGLTAYQSLNRLEVDGGQTVLVHAAAGGVGSMAVQIAVARGARVIGTASERNHDFLRSLGAEPVVYGEGLADRVRALAPDGVDAAFDFVGGDVVDVSQQVLRDRSRVLSVVDAETMAKGGHYLFVRPVPEDLAALADLADAGKLTVEVDRTVPLAETAEAWRHNQSGRTRGKVVIEVA
- a CDS encoding VOC family protein, producing MEILGTSLRVCVDDLDAAVGVYERLTGAEAVRFAQGPVSAAAVGPFLLMSGPPGPMEILRKVTATLAVRDVHEAAAALREVGAEVIAGPQATPIGGTLMARHPDGSVFEYVDRRTADRQ
- a CDS encoding LpqB family beta-propeller domain-containing protein, whose amino-acid sequence is MTPATAPYGTWTSPIDARTVAAHDGRPEYVGTVGQEVWWTEPRPAEGGRRSLMRLRPDGTGPAESVLPEPWSVRSRVIEYGGRPWAGTERPRGGPLLVFVHGPDQRMYAFEPDAPGGGPRPLTPLSPVGEGLRWVDPVVLPERDEVWCVLEEFTGARPTDVRRVLAAVPLDGSAAEDRTRVRELTDGADRFVTGPRLSPDGRRAAWLAWNHPRMPWDGTEVRLADVTDRGTLTDARPVAGGPDESVVQVDWAADGSLLYSGDASGWWNLYRLDVGADGSGTGSGGRATALCPRQEEFGGPLWRIGSQWFQPLENGLVAVLHGVGPLRLGILEPAGGEPADAPGPWTEWSPTLAVAGTRVIGVAAGPHRTHEVVELDTCTGHALVVGAEHTDPVDPAYYPEPETRLFRGPDGREIHARLAPPRNPAHRAPDGELPPYVVRAHGGPTGRDPLALDLETAYFTSRGIGVAVVDYGGSTGYGRAYRERLRGQWGVVDVEDCAAVARALVEEGTADPARLAIRGGSAGGWTTAVSLTSPLAEGLYACGTIAYPILDLEGWATGETHDFESRYPISLVGEVEEHPERYRDRSPVHHADRVTTPFLLLQGLEDRICPPVQCDRFLAAIADRGVPHAYLTFEGEGHGFHKAETIVRAVEAELSLYAHAFGFDRPDVPPLELDG
- a CDS encoding SDR family NAD(P)-dependent oxidoreductase, with amino-acid sequence MSWTTTDTTDTTDLNDLSGRVALVTGGSRGIGEAVALRLARDGADVALTHRDSGERAERVVERIKAIGRRARAVRADNADPAAVRAAVETTVAEFGRLDILVNNAGTGVLAPIEQITAEDVDRVLHVNVRAPYLFCQAAVAHLEEGGRIVTIGSCMAERVAFPGGSLYATGKAALTGLTKALARELGPRGITANLVHPGPIDTEMNPADGPGAEAQSDLTALGRYGRPEEVAATVAHLVGSQGRYITGASIAVDGGFAA
- a CDS encoding S66 peptidase family protein; the protein is MTGAPAAPPPPPEAVDRPRARPPVRPRRLRPGDRVAIVAPSGPVLRERLDAGLDVLRGWDLDPQVMPHVLDVHPELDHLAGTDADRARDLTDAWCDPSVAAVLAARGGYGAQRMVELVDWEAMRAAGPKVFVGYSDITALHEAVAARLGLVTLHGPMPATASFLKDADTQDHLRRTLLAPETVTEIAPPAARTLVPGRAHGTTFGGCLSLLAGELGVRGRRPARPAGGILLLEDVGEKPYRLDGHLTHLLRSGALDDVTGVVLGSWHDCGPYEEVRAVLLDRLVPLGVPVVEEMGFGHGPTTRTLPLGVPATLDADACVLTLEEPALT